The sequence below is a genomic window from Candidatus Methylomirabilota bacterium.
GCCGCTTCCGCGTGAACCTCTTTCTCTCGCAGGGTGAGGTGCGGGGCGTGATGCGGCACATCCCGGGGAAGATCCCGATCTTCGAAGAGCTGCATCTCCCCAAGGTGCTCGAGCGACTGGCCATGGAGCGGCGCGGGATGATCCTCGTCACCGGGATCACGGGCTCGGGTAAGTCCACCACGCTGGCCGCCATGATTGACTACATGAACCGGGGCCGGAACGACCACATCGTCACCATCGAGGATCCGATCGAGTTCACGCACGAGGACCGGAAGTGCGTGATCAGCCAGCGCGAGATCGGCCACGACTCCGGCAACTTCGCCCAGGCCCTCCGCGCCGCCCTCCGCCAGGACCCCGACATCATTCTCGTCGGTGAGATGCGTGACGCCGAGACCATGGAAGTCGCGCTGCACGCGGCGGAGACCGGTCACCTCGTGCTCTCCACCCTCCACACGCTGAACGCGACCGAGACGGTGAACCGCATCATCTCCACGTTCCCGCCGCACCAGGAGGATCAGATCCGCGGCCAGCTCTCCGCGGTCACGCAGGGCATCGTCTCGCAGCGCCTCGTCGTGCGCGCGGACGGCAAGGGCCGCGTGCCCGCGGTCGAGGTGATGGTGGGCACCGGCCTCATCCGCGACTGCATCAAGGAATCGGACAAGACCTCCCAGCTTCCCTCGGTGATCGCGGCCGGTCAGGCGCAGTACGGGATGCAGACCTTCGACCAGTCGCTCCTCGGTCTCTACCGGGAAGAGCTGATCACCTACGAGGTTGCGCGCGACGCCGCCACCAATGCCGACGACTTCGACCTCAAGGTGAAGGGCATCTTCTCCACGGGCGAGATGACGTGGGAGACCGGC
It includes:
- a CDS encoding PilT/PilU family type 4a pilus ATPase gives rise to the protein RFRVNLFLSQGEVRGVMRHIPGKIPIFEELHLPKVLERLAMERRGMILVTGITGSGKSTTLAAMIDYMNRGRNDHIVTIEDPIEFTHEDRKCVISQREIGHDSGNFAQALRAALRQDPDIILVGEMRDAETMEVALHAAETGHLVLSTLHTLNATETVNRIISTFPPHQEDQIRGQLSAVTQGIVSQRLVVRADGKGRVPAVEVMVGTGLIRDCIKESDKTSQLPSVIAAGQAQYGMQTFDQSLLGLYREELITYEVARDAATNADDFDLKVKGIFSTGEMTWETGGAGQQAHGLPGGPRSAPSAVPRPSGASGGGPFSKRP